The following coding sequences are from one Ficedula albicollis isolate OC2 chromosome 14, FicAlb1.5, whole genome shotgun sequence window:
- the LOC101816596 gene encoding translation initiation factor IF-2-like: MAASPSPAPGSGPRVVRGLPGPGPRAAALTAGAAQVRAVVSGQALGLVPALRRRVARRPRPPPASPSSGARVSLPAAPLLRRAGCGAAAGPGPLCSRHTVNVPLDLGAPLNCPAHDGCPSRPSDLVAAGTAQSSRHCGLPGTGSPRRNEISSVEKGFRDPSVWVEIHIGKRDFLMS, encoded by the exons ATGGCGGCAAGCCCGTCCCCTGCGCCCGGCTCCGGGCCGAGAGTTGTGCGGGGGCTGCCCGGGCCCGGCCCTAGGGCAGCTGCCCTGACTGCAGGGGCTGCCCAAGTTCGGGCCGTAGTGTcggg ccagGCTCTCGGGCTGGTGCCCGCGCTCCGTCGCCGGGTGGCTCGGAGGCCGCGGCCTCCTCCCGCCTCGCCCAGCAGCGGCGCCCGGGTCTCTCTGCCTGCGGCGCCGCTCCTCCGACGGGCCGGGTGCGGTGCGGCGGCAGGGCCGGGGCCGCTCTGCTCCCGACACACCGTGAATGTGCCCTTAGACCTTGGTGCCCCGCTGAACTGCCCCGCACATGACGGGTGCCCGAGCCGCCCCAGTGATCTGGTAGCAGCAGGGACAGCGCAGAGCAGTCGTCACTGCGGCCTCCCCGGGACAGGATCTCCGAGGAGGAATGAAATCTCCAGTGTGGAGAAGGGGTTCAGAGATCCATCGGTCTGGGTGGAAATCCACATAGGAAAACGGGATTTTCTAATGTCATAG